The Malus sylvestris chromosome 8, drMalSylv7.2, whole genome shotgun sequence genomic interval atctgcctcagcatagcgagaatactcatggctaaagcgaccggcatactcttgtagtgactcgcctggcttctggcgaatagtgtacaagtcatctgcagaatgcaagcgatcggtctggaagatatgttgagagacaaacagtttcctcagttcctcaaatgagtctactgtctcaggtggaagacggcaataccagtttagagctctgccagagagggtggaggggaagagaagacatcgctcttcatcggtatgcatccgatatgccatggtggactcaaaaaggttaaggtgttcaactGGGTCCTCCCTTTCAGTAtaaagttgtaaaccaagcttttgttttatcttcACTTGAagggggggtgtcgaggatcctttttgtgagagggtcaggcctgagttggttctagtcaggtatctcggcctgacgtttggccttcaacttgtttacttcctcaaggagctgtaggacaagagggtcttaagtggagttatgtaccactggaattttctttcgtaagtctccatcacctcttggaagtaagaaagtttgagcaagggcgtgtggttttttcttggactcaccGTACTGATTTCTAAggtgagtctgtcggaatacctcagagtcccctgtacttTCATGTTCCTTtgggacatgtcgttccttccctagattggcagctggccttggtcgtgggaggggaccaagtctttcagaaacccttgggtcattgatcttcgagcatatgtggaggggattctctcgatgttgctttaggaagtctccgcagtcacgataaacggctttcgatccttctaacccttctgcaatgaggtgtcttcctctacTTCTTCTGCTTCGGCTCGAAGCATttaggttgagagaagtctcatgttgatcaatgttttgatgattagctcgctcctcatcagggatacccatgtcgaagggaggtgaccctccctGTTGGGGgacacccagatgatggttgatgtccacaggggcaacaagaTCGCGTATTTGAGTATGGCTAGTtttgtggagcgtctcaaagagcttctcgtACTGCTCCTAAagaacctcattcttcattgttatcttgttgttctgagcttctaactcatcgactttagcttgaagaacaaccctttttccttcattctttcgttgcttcgcactaggtgcaagaagggtgtcattctgtgtgctgtggcttccttcactccccatgttggaaagtgatgcctgatcaaaagagagtgtacgaatggtggaaactagcttaacaaagctgaagagagtgggaataagtgtcgttcccacagacggcgccaaatgttgatgcacaaaatcagtgaagactttagtacaacataaaatgttaagtttatgaccttcgctagattgctccggtgattagtgtggataagtatgcaaatggatagagacagggaatcaaacacaagatgtacgtggttcacccagattggctacgtccacggagtaaaagagttctcattaattgtgaagggtttacagaagtacataggttcaagctctcctttagtgagtacaagtgaatgatttagtacaaatgacattaggaaatattgtgagagaatgatctctatttatagaagaaagtttctagtttcattctgacattgacacgtgttgtgttgtgattggcttctgatgttgacacgtgtcacgctatgattggcttctgatgtcaacatgtgtcgcgctgtgattggcctcctggttggagggaaactcttctgggtccttgatggtataacgttaaccgttgctcagtagtttcgggattggtcaagtatggtacaaacaacagcTACACTCATCGActctataagaatgcaatgaatgaattcgatcttcaatttaaaatatttacactagtggataaatcttattttatacttaatggaagtataacattaactcttaagtgtttgttaaatctatcaatttgataggatatgcattctacgaaactagtttcaatgatcaaaccgtcaaatatgtttgtatatactccgagatagAATGCGTataaaatcgcaaaaaaaaaaaaaaaaaaaaaatcaaagattaggtaacgggaccCAAaatttcgacagttataaacaataaaatcactatttgtttaatataatataatattttttaagaaagtttaattaaaagtaatggtttaaaaaaattggaaataatataatattttgaCACAATTTGTGTTGGATATAACCGCCATAATTagtataaaaaatttgaaaatatttttgtcggttataactgccGGAGttagtataaaaaattaaaaaataattgacATATTTGACATATTACTTACTCACGTCGGATATATCGGCCAAAAttggttaaaattatttaaaaaatgtaTCTAATGGAGTTAAGGGCCCACTTCATTATTCTTgtcagatataaccgacagtaatactTTATTTTCTGCCACTTTTTTAAACATGCTGTCAGAAAAACATTTTATCCGACAGTAATAGTATAAAACCACTACCACTAACCGACACAATGAAGgcaattttgtagtagtgtgatCTTTTGTCCAAGGCTAGCATGCTTATGCAAATCTGTGAGCCTATCTCCCCTAATACTACCAAGCTTGATCCATAAGCAGGGATGGTAATTCTAACCGTTAAACCCAATAGCGCCCCGAATGGAACATATTTGGGTATGAAAGATTGGGTATATTTTGGATAGGGGAAAAATCGTGAATATTAttcggttatggttttggatatggttaCAAGGGTTTCCGAGTTCGTATCCGTACCCGAATTCCATCTGAATAccctaatatataatataattgttataatatatatatatatgtatgtatgtatgtatgtatgtatatgtatgtatgtatgtatgtatatgtatgtatgtatgtatgtatgtatgtatgtatgtgtatatatatatatatatatatgtatttatgtatatatgtatgtatgtatgtatgtatatgtatgtatatgtatgtatatgtatgtatatatatttatatatttatatatgtatgtatgtatgtatattcaTTATTTACCGAACCCATTACATTGAGAATACAAAAGTTGTATTGTTTGAGTTGCATTTTGTGGAGAAGTTCaaaatttttgaatcaaaatcaaTGATAATTCAATGGTGCGTATGGGAGATATCAAAGATCAGCCATCATCACCAATGTTTTAAATTCAatgctttaatttttatgcTCCACGAGATTCGTTCATTGAACCATTTATACATCAAATGTTTAGTGACGAAATTAACATCTACTAAATTATAATGCGTCAACTgaacaaatgtatttttttttgtattggcGAAGAGGGATATAACCGTCAACCATGAGAAATCCGTTACTCGGTGAGTATGTTTATGGATAAtttctgatggttaatttgcggTTATGAATATGGTTAATTTCCATGTTTATGGGGATGTATATACCATTTTCGTCCCCAAATCGAACCGTTGCCATCTCTACCCACAAGCTATTGATCTTTAGTAGGAGTTCTTCATTACCTAGAATAGACAAGATTGGAAATCTCATTCTTTGTTAATCAAGTATGTCAGCATCTTCAAAATCCTAGATAGGACTTCTCATCTCACCGGTGTAAAACGAATTCTTTGGTACCTAAAGGGAACACCCGATCATGGGCTACTTTTtagcattgttctaaaaatccttgGCTAGTGCATCCTAGGCCCCGCCCAGGTGCTAGGCGACTGGCAACGGCCCCGATTAAtccctaggcgtttgaaaattaagaagggGTGCCTATACATGCTTAGGCCCCCGGCTAGCCTACCAAGTCCTACACCCGCTTAGGTCGCAATCCTCATttagacaaaaaatatataatttttattttgcattCTATTTCGCAATCCTCAATTACTTCTATACTTGGCagtcatttttaaatttgggttttatttggatatTTATAACTAGGTGGGTTTTTATCTAGGAAATAAAAGTTGTAAGGGTTTATATTTAAAGAACCCTTATCTGAAAATATGAGTACAcccttgaaattcaattttctttaattaaaaccCATCATGATAAATTTCTTTAACAAAAACCTAATAACTAGGCTCCAACTAAGCAATATCCATAATTAAGTTTGACTtggcaaaatttgtatatttgGATGTCTAAATTACCCCTAATAACACTTACTTTGGGTCTCTCATTTATTATCTACAtttattttacattattttattcaattacATGTTCAAATACCTTATGGggatttgtaaaaaaaaacatttaaatgtCATGATTCCTATGTATTTAATAGCAAAAATTTACATGATACCAATGTTCCTTATATAGTTGTTTTCACATGATGCTAACAATTAGTATATTCTACAAcataaaaaagttattttattcaaaattatcaatattttaaatgtaacataggtaaattatttttcacaaCATATATAACAATATAAGTTCCTAGTAAATTATAAAatgatacatgcaaaataatttacctacaaaataaataaatattttttattcaaaattaattaaataccaatattttgcaaatatatatatatatatatatatatatataaatttacctacatgcaaaataatttacctacaaaataaaagaatgtcgATTGATTGCACACTctatataataataacaaaatgtgGCTAGTATACATGTAATAtcacatgaaaaataaataagtgtttttagccaattgattcaaataaattaagtacatattattttacataaaaatatagataaattatttgtatgcatatatataattttaacaaaatGTGTCTAATACATACATGCAagataatttacctacaatgattgtcaaacaaataaaagaaatgaaaCATATGATGGTAAGAGAAGTATAAGGTagataattttataataataaggCACTTATTTCTCACAATTATGGTGAATAATTAAATTCATTAACATAATTAGAGTGTTGTGGCACAATTGTAAATAGTTTGAAAATAATAGgaatttatttgtttacatggCAGTCTACTTcaaatttggattttatttagATGTTTAAAATGAGATGAATTTTTGTCAAGAaaataagtgttgcatgaatttatATCTAAAAAACCCTTAATATTATATAGGCTGATCAAAGTCAATGGTCATCCCCAATCTCTTTTTCTCATTCGCTTCACgtttagtgttaaaatgtgatttttcgttaaaataaacagtaccgggagcttttcgttaaagttcaatttttttgttgttgttgttgtcgaaGCTTGTGATTTCAAAGTGAGAGTTTGACTTTATAATAGCAGAATTGACAAGTAAATGTTAATGTCTAACACATCACCTAAAACTGTCTCTTTTTTATAATGATCTTAGAGATTTGTGAATCTTGTtcatttatcgtacattgtgcaatcagtttttatcaggtaatgtttatgtttaattttaaataaaaatatttaaattgatttttaacCACACGATGTATAATAAACGAACACGATGAACAGATCTCCGGATCCTCACAATGAGAATCCGGCAAGGATCCAGATTCttatttgataactattttttaTATACAAATTCATTTGACATGCATTTCACAATTTTTTCCTGTACTCTTTTTCATTCTTCATTTCTCCTGCTTACTTTTCCCTTACAGATTCATTTGACATGCCTTTCACAAATTTTTCATTCACtctttttctttcatcatttcttcTACATACTTTTTCTCTATCACACAAACTTCTGGAATATCGATCCTATTGATCTAGAAGAAAAGATGGCTACCTAGAGAAAATGGCTGCCTGTACAGAAAGAGAAGCTCTAATAAACCCTACTTTGGATTTCAAAGGTGGGGCAGAAAGATTAGCTTCAACTTGCATTGGATCACTTCGCAAATTGTTGATATGTTTGGGAGAAAATACTAGACATTCTTGTCTAAACACACCACAATCGATGTCATTCCTACTTACTCTTGTCTTTAGAGAGTTTGTAGGTATCCAAGAAATAGAAGCAGGATGTGCAGAAAAGTGCATTAAAAAAAAGTGTTGTGATCAAGGTGAGGATCATGTCAAGTCATTACACACTTTATGCCCTGGACGACACATGTGTTACAATGGCAGGGACAAAAGGGTCACGATCCCATGAAGGTGAGCTAACTCCAAAAACCCGTCCTCAGTTCAGATTGTAGGCTACAACTTGCTTACATGAAGCTAGAATAGCTAGTAATCGCCGGTCAGCCATACGGCGGTGAATTCATTCTTGAGCCTTGTATTTACCGCTCATCACACTATGGGAGCTGGCCATACCCGAAGTCGTTACCTTAACCGCAAGGGGGGATGTCAAAGGTAGGGCTAGTGATTGAAGTGAAGTTGTAATAAGGTAGCCGTACTGGAAGGTGCGACTGGATCACCTCTTTTTCAGATAGAGCTAATGCTTGTTGGGTATTTTGGTTTGACACTGCTTCACACCAAAAAAGAAGTGAGCTACGTCTGAGTTAAACTTGGAGATGGAAGCTTTCTTTCGTTTCTCAATGGTGAAGTAAGACTAAGCTCATGAGCTTATTATCCTAGGTCGGAACAAGTTAATATGATCCCCCTTTTTACGTCCCCATGTCCCTCCCATGTGGCGACGTGGAGGcgtaaaaaatgaaagaaagggATGGGGTTTCTTTCGCTTTTGGCATAGCGAGCCTCCAGCGGGAAGCCTGCACGACAGGCTATTAGCTTAATGGTAAAGCGCGCCCCTGATAATTGCGTCATTGTGCTTGGAATGTGAGGGCTCTCAGCCACAAGGATAGTTCAATGTGCTCATCAGTGCCTGACCCTGAGATGTGAATCATCTAAGGCACATTAGAATGGCGTACTCCTGTTCTAATCGTGATTTGAAACCAACTTCTACTTAGGAGGATAGATGGGGCGATTCAGGTGAGATCCAATGTAGATCAAACTTTCTATTTACTCGTGGGATCCAGGCGGTCCGGGAGGGACCACCACGGCTCATCTCTTCTCGAGAATCCATACATCCTTAGGCTATAGGATTACTATCTTAAACAAGAACAGTTATTCTTTCGCTTCAACAAAAAACACAGATGTAATCAAAAGGACTTTCATTCTGAATATGTCAGCATGAAGATGCTTAAAAGGAAGTTACAAGATAAAAGAATTCAAGACTTAACTACTTGTAGTCTGGCAAGCCTGTACCAGAAAGCAGAAGCCTTACTCAATGAGCATTGTCAATCTCAGCAATTAAGGCAAATCATGAAAGCTTCTGGACATACGACACTTGCAAAATTTTGTAGGAACGATTTACAGAAGTTTGGATGCACAACAGCAAACTTGTGCTGATTTTCGAAAAAGAAAGGCAAGCCTTAGAAGAAGAAATCCTCTTCCTAAATCCAATAAATGTTTCTTATGTGGAAAACAAGGTCATTGGGCAAAACAGTgtccaaaaaagaagaaaactccAGCACAcctgatttatatgatggatgacgaGTCAAGTGTTTTACATGATAAGTATGCCGCTGAAGTACATGTATACATAACTTAAGAAGCGGTGTTAGCGTGAGTTGACATTCTTGTAATTAATTGTAAGTGGACGATGGGATATGGATGAATGATTTATCAGACCTTTGTTGATCCAACATGTTGCGGAGGCGCAAGGTTTGACATCGATAAACTTGATGAAGATGAAACTCTACAGCCTTCTATCCAGAAACCGTTTAGCAACGATTGGGCAAACAGATATGAGGAAGATGTGGAAGTGCAGAGGTATAATTTCTGTGTAGTATACAAGGAAGATGTGGAAGCACTTATTAGGCCAATAGATTTGACTTCGTCGCAGAGCAACAAGCTGGATGATGTATCTCCTGGTTCCTAGTTCTGAAGAGGTTTTGAAAATCCTTTTGATGGTGAACGGAAGAACCGAAATGTTAACTTCGTTATCTATTAGTTTCATCGCTTTAGTTTTGTGGGTTTAGTAACTTTTATCTATCAGATCAATTTCATGAACGGGTTGAGAGTATTGTCAAAGTATATACCTTTTGTGAACAGATTTTTAAAACTAATAGGCAATAGTAATATACGAGAACATGATCAGAGAAATTCATCATAAACGCAAACAATTTCACAACTGTAATTAACTACTGCATTCCTAGAAGTTACCGAAGCTGTAAAGACAAGCACTTGGCATGGCCTTTAAACAGAAAAACGCCCAACCATTTACTAAAAGACTTCTTACAATCAAACTTGTTAGTCATTCCTAACTTTCTCTGTGATCTTAACCCTAATCAATCATAAGGCATCCCAAACACACAAGGTACAAATGGGATTGTTCAAAAAACTTACTACTTCTTATAGGTTCTAGAGTTAGGGGAGTTACAGCGCAAGGGTGATAGGGACTGTCTTGCTGCTTCTTGCTCACTGAAATCAATCTTCCCTTGAATCAGGTTGCTTGTCTTAGAGCTTAATTTGCGCTTATTTGACTGCAACGAAGAAACAATACATGTGTTAGAGGCTTAGAGCAGACCAACATAAAGAATAAATGAGTCAAAGCTGTTATTTTCCCTTTGTCCCACCTTCGCTAATGCACTGTCAGTATGTTTTCCACCAGAAGCAGAATGGTTTCTTTCCTTCGGGTACAACCTCAGTAATCTTTTATTCTCCACATCTAGGACTTTGTTTTCTTCAAAAAGCAATTTGACCTACATACGAGATATATGGGATCTCATTCTATGATATTTTGATGTATATACATCACAAGTATGGGATATCATTTGTACAATAGAGTTTTCCAGGGAAAACCGAGCGAGAAAACATAAGGAAAACAAGTGGAAGTTGAAAATATTCTGCACTCCTTACCTCCTCATCAGCCATATGAAGATTGATCATAAGATGTTCCTTATCCTTCTTAAGTGCCTTTACCATAGCAACTAGTGATAGAACTTTTTGACACAACGATTTCAAGATACCATGTTGACAAGACAAAATTTCAGCGATGGTTCAACATCAGAACAAAATTACATGTAAGTAATTTATATACTTGTTCTGCCAAGTGCTTCAAAGAAACCGAAAAAtgtaaaactcaaaaaaaaGGGCATAAGTTTTAATCTAAATATTTGTCTGTGATTGTGTGCACATGTATGTGATGTTTGCACAAAGCTGGAAAAATTGGTGAATATTGAAACCAAGAATAACAACTTGTTTACAGCATCTAAATCAACAATGAATTTTGTAAAAGCATAAATGAAGCTGCAATAACATTCCGGAAAGCATACACCAAGCACAAAGGAAATTTCATGAAGCTACAATAAAATTCAGGTAAAACAAAATAGCATTCCGTGAAAACATTACACAGTGAAAGAAAAACAAGCAATTCACATTATAAACACATGAACTTGCAAGTCTCACAAAACCAACATAGTAAATCTAACCCGTTGTCCAAGTTTAGTTTTTTCTATCCACCAAAACCTATTCACAGTgcaaaaaagataaaaataaaatgttgaagaaATTACCGAATGCATCTCCATTTTGTACTTAAATAACGCCAATTCATCCCTCAACTCTCTGACTTCGTCCTCCAACTCCTGATCACGAATCTTGGCCTATTTAGCATGCTGATCAGCCTCGTTCCCAAAATCCATCAGAGCCTCTAGATGCGCACACTCCGACACCAATCTCTGATTCTCCTCAACGAACTTCCTCAAAGCTTGTGCATTCATACTCACTTTGGTGTATTTTACAATTCAAACCCCAAAAATCCaaaatatgtatgtgtgtgtatatatagacacgtacacacacacacacacacacacacacacacacacacacacacacacacacacacacacacacacacacacacacacacacacacacaccaaatgGGTACGGAGCGTATATCTACTGATAATGGTAGAAATTATGAGGACAACAATCAAGACTACAGTCATTATGTTCATTGGGAGTGCATATATCATACCAAATGCTATAAACAGTAAGGAAGAAGATGATAAACGATCGATTGGTATTTACCTTGAACTTGAGATACTCAATAAATTGACTCTGAGTAAGAATTTTATGCCATTCAAAATCAGTGGTTATGAAAGTATTCTTCAtaatgaaattaatgaatttaaattaatgatGCAGATAtgagtttaaaatatttttatttcaaattggAAACCAACTTACAATTTCTTCTACTGAAGATTGATAAGAAAAACAGTGGTGCTCGCAGGCATCCTGGTAATTTTAACTAGATATGAGATGGAGTAGAATAATGGCTTCTGTTCTTGAGAGAATTCGCAGAAGTCTTAGCTATTTTTCGTCTAAAGTCCCCTTCTTCTGAAAACGAATTTTGCTTTTGTAGAGAGAAGTGAGATGATTGAGGCTGGGAATCCCGCTGCTATCTGTAGCTTGCATATGCCAAAGGCTGTAAAGGCTGGCAAATGATAAtgtttttccttgtggattcaCGTTGCTActggctgaaatgatggatgaatagtaaaaaGTGATTTTACTATTCATGGATAGTGTTATGTCTGAATTATTGCTGCTACTGCTGATGctgtttttttgtgaaaaatcacATGGTTTTCTACTGTGTGATTTACATGGGTAAAACCCTGAAATGATTACAAATTAttacattttcaaaatttcaaatttcaaatgggtcTTGGGAATCTGGTGGGTAATCTGCCCACTTGATGGGTTGAGACGAAGCGTCTGATGAGTCTGAATTTGTGTCTTCTTTTTCATTGTGCAGCAAAGCTGCTTCTGCCATAAGCATATCGACTAATTCCTTGAGCTGTGAggatttctcttttttcttcaaactTGTTGTTTTGGAGGACCTGGATGATTTGGTTTTTCCCTTGAGGGAGGATGAAGGACTAATGTCTGATAATGATTGTGTTTTTTCTAGAATTTCTGGCAATgcctttgttgttgttggtgatACCATTAGAATAGGAACAATAGAAAATTCTGATGAGACTAAACTGATAATTTTTTGGTAGTCGAATTTGTCCCACCATTTAACCCACTGGGAATGGTAAACTTGTCCTGTTTCAACTTCGTAGTTCCATTTCATGATCCAAGATACCTTGTATTTTGCCATGAACAACGGTAGAAGAGTGATCCTATCGTCGAACCAGCTTTGATTAAACCTTTTCTAGAAACCAGATGATAAAATTTGCATGAGATCTAGTAAGCTGGCTGTTGGGCTGTGAattgaccaccaattgggaaACCATGCTAGGAAGTTTAACCTGAAACTTTTGTCAAATGTGATGAACCAAAAGTGACTAAAATCAGATGTTTGGTGTAGGAATATATTGGTCCATGCttgaatataatcaaaataattataatggtTGTTGGGAATAAGAACATTTTGGGTGTGAAGTGATTTAGTGTGATAGAGGGGGAGTCCCCATTCTTGTTTGGTAAGGAAGCTTTCAATATGGAGGGAATGGTAGAGtattttgttttcatgggtGGTACTGTAAATGGGTTTGATGGCAATGCTTTCGGTCTCACTGAGAATTGCTTGGTAGTatttgagggttttgaaagatTCAGTTGGTATATGATGGAAATTCGGAGGTAAgattgttttggttagtttttctGGGGTTTGTTTTCTGTCAATGTGGTTGGGGATGCTGAAGAGGTATTCCATTGGATTTTTCTTTACATAGGGGGATGTTTTAGCAAAGCTAGGTGTTCTGGGTGTTGATGGTGATGGCATTGATGAATATGGATCATATGGGTTGGCTAAAGCCTTTTGGTAATTTGGTTGGATATGTCCTACAGTAGATCCTAAGGGAGTAAATATGTTGGTGATGGTTAAGGCCGATGAGGAATTGGGAATAGATTCCTTTTTTACtggtggtggaggtggaagAGTAGCCGGAAGCCTTCTCTGGCTATTTCTGTTTCTTGATATTCTTTCCCTGCAGAAATTCTCTTGTTAAAAAAATCTAGAATGCAATTGTGGCTGCCTTTGATGTATTCAATATCAAAATCAAAAATACTGAATATGGCTTGCCACTGTGCAAAAATCTATTTGgatgcaatgttttgaacatctttttgtaaaacatgttttgc includes:
- the LOC126631449 gene encoding uncharacterized protein LOC126631449 codes for the protein KVLSLVAMVKALKKDKEHLMINLHMADEEVKLLFEENKVLDVENKRLLRLYPKERNHSASGGKHTDSALAKSNKRKLSSKTSNLIQGKIDFSEQEAARQSLSPLRCNSPNSRTYKK